Proteins encoded by one window of Mycteria americana isolate JAX WOST 10 ecotype Jacksonville Zoo and Gardens chromosome 26, USCA_MyAme_1.0, whole genome shotgun sequence:
- the LOC142421156 gene encoding keratin, type II cytoskeletal cochleal-like has translation MSRISFRSSTGGGMRGFSSGSAIVGGGGGTRSSFSSVSVSRVGGGRAGGGGSFGAGGGFGSRSLYNLGGSKRISYSSVGGGLRSGAGGGYGFGGGAGFGLGYGGGAGAGFGLGAGGGGGYGLGSGLGLGGPGFGGRGGPGFPVCPPGGIQEVTVNQSLLAPLKLDIDPEIQKVRTQEREQIKTLNNKFASFIDKVRFLEQQNKVLETKWSLLQEQGHTVTRKSLEPLFEAYINNLRRQLDSLIGERGRLDSELRNMQDMVEDFKNKYEDEINRRTGAENEFVVLKKDVDGAYMNKVELQAKADALADEINFLRALYEAELSQMQQQVSDTSVVLSMDNNRNLDLNSIIAEVKAQYEDIANRSRAEAEAWYQNKYEELQVSAGRHGDDLRNTKIEISEINRVVQRLRNEIESVKKQCANLQAAIAEAEERGELALKDAKAKLAELEDALQKAKADLARQLREYQELMNVKLALDIEIATYRKLLEGEESRLAGEGVGAVSVSVVSSSSGMGYGGGGSCLGMGGGLGMGGGGGSYSMSSSSGGGGFGGGSGGFSGGLSYGGGSTFSSGSGRGISSSTGGSVRIVSKTTTSKKTIR, from the exons ATGAGTCGGATCTCTTTCAGATCATCTACTGGAGGGGGCATGAGGGGCTTTAGCTCAGGCTCTGCTATCGTAGGAGGTGGCGGTGGTACCAGAAGCAGTTTTAGCTCTGTCTCTGTCTCCAGAGTTGGAGGAGGAAGAGCCGGAGGTGGAGGAAGCTTCGGAGCTGGTGGTGGCTTTGGCAGCAGAAGTCTCTATAACCTAGGTGGAAGCAAAAGAATTTCCTACAGCTCAGTCGGTGGAGGTCTACGGAGTGGAGCTGGTGGTGGATACGGCTTTGGTGGAGGAGCTGGCTTTGGTCTTGGCTATGGTGGTGGAGcaggtgctggttttggcttaggagctggtggtggtggcggctATGGGCTGGGCAGTGGACTTGGGCTGGGAGGGCCCGGATTTGGTGGTCGAGGTGGTCCTGGGTTCCCTGTTTGCCCACCTGGTGGCATCCAAGAAGTGACTGTCAACCAGAGCCTCCTGGCACCCCTCAAGCTGGATATCGACCCGGAAATCCAGAAGGTGCGAACACAGGAGCGGGAGCAGATCAAGACCCTCAACAACAAATTTGCCTCCTTCATCGACAAG GTGCGCTTTTTGGAGCAGCAGAACAAAGTGCTGGAGACCAAGTGGAgcctcctgcaagagcagggccACACAGTCACCAGGAAATCCCTTGAGCCCCTTTTTGAAGCCTACATCAACAACCTCAGACGGCAGCTAGACAGTCTTATTGGAGAGAGGGGACGGTTGGACTCTGAACTGAGGAACATGCAGGACATGGTGGAAGACTTTAAGAACAA ATACGAAGATGAGATCAACCGGCGCACTGGTGCAGAGAACGAGTTCGTGGTCCTCAAGAAG gaTGTGGATGGTGCTTATATGAACAAGGTCGAGCTGCAGGCCAAAGCAGATGCACTGGCAGATGAAATTAACTTCCTGAGAGCTCTCTACGAAGCG GAATTGTCTCAGATGCAGCAGCAAGTATCCGACACCTCTGTGGTGCTGTCCATGGACAACAACCGTAACTTAGACCTCAACAGCATCATTGCAGAGGTCAAAGCACAGTACGAGGACATCGCCAACCGGAGCCGGGCTGAGGCTGAGGCTTGGTACCAAAACAAG TATGAGGAACTCCAGGTCTCCGCCGGGCGGCACGGTGATGACCTGCGTAACACCAAGATAGAAATTTCGGAGATCAACCGAGTAGTCCAGAGGCTGCGGAACGAGATCGAGAGCGTGAAGAAACAG TGTGCCAACCTCCAAGCAGCCATTGCTGAAGCGGAGGAGCGCGGGGAGCTGGCCCTCAAGGATGCCAAGGCCAAACTGGCTGAGCTGGAGGACGCTCTGCAGAAGGCTAAAGCTGACCTGGCCCGGCAGCTCCGTGAGTACCAGGAGCTCATGAACGTCAAGCTGGCCCTGGACATCGAGATTGCGACCTacaggaagctgctggagggCGAGGAGAGCAG GCTTGCCGGAGAGGGAGTCGGAGCTGTGAGCGTCT CCGTGGTCAGCAGCTCGAGTGGGATGGGCtacggcggcggcggcagctgccTGGGCATGGGTGGAGGTCTCGGCATgggaggcggtggcggcagcTACAGcatgagcagcagcagcggcggcggcggcttcggAGGCGGGAGCGGAGGGTTCAGCGGGGGGCTCAGCTACGGCGGAGGCAGCACCTTCAGCTCCGGGAGCGGCCGAGGCATCAGCTCCAGCACAGGAGGCAGCGTGAGGATCGTTTCCAAGACCACCACTAGCAAAAAGACCATCAGATAA
- the LOC142421152 gene encoding keratin, type II cytoskeletal 6A-like → MNRQTSSMRAGGGGRSYSAASAIIPSGNRAGFSSMSVARSGGGGGGFGRLIGGGGGGGFGSRSLYSLGGSKRISIGVGSSFRAAFGSGAGGGSGLGGGGGGGGAGGSLGLGLGGGGGGYGFGGGAGGLGFGGGQGGGGGFGFGGVGGLGGFSGGLGGGRNPVGFGGGPPGVGTIQEVTVNQSLLAPLNLEIDPNIHQVRKDEKEQIKTLNNKFASFIDKVRFLEQQNKVLETKWTLLQDQGQKTNSGKNNLDPLFEAYINNLKRQLASLLNERGRMDGELKNMQDLVEDFKNKYEEEINRRTAAENEFVLLKKDVDAAYMNKVELEAKVDALTDELSFLRALYDAELAQLSAQVSDTAVILSMDNNRDLDLSSIIAEVKAQYEDIANRSRAEAEAWYQTKFEELQATAGKHGDDLRNTKGEISELNRLIQRIRSEIENMRNQCATLQTAIGDSEERGELALKDAKAKMIDLEDALQKAKADMARQLREYQELMNVKLALDIEIATYRKLLEGEESRLSGEGLNPISYSVISSSSGMAGGAGLGGGFGGPSLSGGGGGSGFGLGGGGGSGFGLGGGGGSSFGLGGGGGSSFGLGGGGSGGGYSFGSGGGLGLGGGGGLGGGFGGGSGLGTASRLGYGGGVGSGLSTGGGNFSSGSAKGTNSGVKIISKTSSSKKSIKSQSLKNATQPE, encoded by the exons ATGAACCGGCAAACTTCCAGCATGAGAGCGGGCGGTGGAGGCAGATCTTACAGCGCTGCCTCAGCTATTATTCCAAGCGGCAACAGGGCTGGCTTTAGTTCGATGTCTGTGGCACGatctggaggaggtggaggtggtttTGGAAGGCTCATTGGAGGAGGTGGCGGTGGCGGTTTTGGCAGCAGGAGCCTCTACAGCCTTGGTGGTAGCAAGAGGATATCCATCGGTGTTGGAAGCAGCTTCCGAGCTGCTTTTGGGAGTGGAGCTGGCGGTGGCTCTGGcctgggaggtggtggtggtggtggcggagCTGGTGGCAGTCTTGGACTTGGTCtcggtggtggaggtggtggatATGGCTTCGGTGGAGGTGCTGGTGGGCTTGGCTTTGGTGGTGgacagggaggtggtggagggtTTGGCTTTGGTGGAGTAGGGGGGCTGGGAGGATTCAGTGGAGGGCTGGGTGGTGGCAGGAACCCAGTGGGATTTGGTGGTGGCCCACCTGGAGTCGGTACAATCCAAGAAGTGACTGTCAATCAGAGTCTCCTGGCACCACTGAACCTGGAGATAGATCCAAACATCCATCAGGTGCGAAAAGATGAGAAGGAGCAAATCAAGACCCTCAACAACAAGTTTGCTTCTTTCATTGACAAG GTTCGCTTCCTGGAGCAGCAGAACAAGGTGCTGGAGACCAAATGGACCCTCCTGCAGGACCAGGGTCAAAAAACCAACTCAGGCAAAAACAACCTGGACCCACTGTTTGAGGCTTACATCAACAACTTGAAACGGCAGCTGGCCAGCCTGCTCAACGAGAGAGGCCGCATGGATGGGGAGCTGAAGAACATGCAAGACCTCGTTGAGGATTTCAAGAACAA ATACGAAGAGGAAATCAACCGACGCACAGCAGCGGAGAATGAATTTGTGCTGCTGAAGAAG GATGTGGATGCTGCTTACATGAACAAGGTGGAGCTGGAGGCCAAGGTGGATGCCCTGACTGATGAACTCAGTTTCCTCCGAGCCCTCTATGATGCG gagctggctcaGCTCAGTGCACAAGTGTCCGACACCGCTGTCATTCTGTCAATGGACAACAACCGGGACCTGGACCTCAGCAGCATCATAGCTGAAGTCAAAGCTCAGTATGAAGACATTGCTAACAGGAGCCGGGCTGAGGCGGAGGCTTGGTACCAAACCAAG TTTGAGGAACTGCAGGCCACGGCTGGGAAGCATGGGGACGACCTGCGCAACACAAAGGGGGAAATCTCTGAGCTCAACCGGCTGATCCAGAGGATCCGGTCAGAGATAGAGAACATGAGGAACCAG TGTGCCACCCTGCAGACGGCCATCGGAGACTCCGAGGAGCGTGGGGAGCTGGCCCTCAAAGATGCCAAGGCAAAGATGATTGATCTGGAAGATGCCCTGCAGAAAGCCAAAGCTGATATGGCTCGGCAGCTCCGCGAGTACCAGGAGCTCATGAACGTCAAGCTGGCCCTGGACATTGAGATCGCGACCTacaggaagctgctggagggCGAGGAGAGCAG GCTGAGCGGAGAGGGACTCAACCCCATCAGCTACT ctgtcaTCAGTTCCAGCTCTGGCATGGCTGGTGGAGCTGGGTTAGGAGGAGGATTTGGTGGACCAAGCCTAAGCGGAGGAGGTGGCGGAAGCGGTTTTGGTCTTGGAGGAGGCGGTGGAAGCGGTTTTGGTCTTGGAGGAGGCGGCGGAAGCAGTTTTGGTCTTGGAGGAGGTGGCGGAAGCAGTTTTGGTCTTGGAGGCGGCGGCAGTGGTGGAGGCTACAGCTTTGGAAGTGGAGGAGGACTTGGActcgggggtggtggtggtcttggAGGTGGATTTGGAGGAGGCAGTGGTCTCGGCACTGCAAGCCGTCTTGGCTACGGAGGAGGTGTTGGCAGTGGTCTGAGCACTGGTGGAGGGAATTTCAGCTCTGGAAGTGCAAAAGGCACCAACTCAGGTGTGAAAATCATCTCCAAAACCTCCTCCAGCAAAAAGAGCATAAAAAGCCAAAGCCTGAAGAATGCTACACAGCCCGAGTAA